A region of Drosophila mauritiana strain mau12 chromosome 3L, ASM438214v1, whole genome shotgun sequence DNA encodes the following proteins:
- the LOC117140967 gene encoding uncharacterized protein LOC117140967 isoform X1 yields MWAAKYVLCALACVAFASASPSSERKRKNVMDIPEEPKVPVSLAATLDMSCSSAKILPPEINHGRVSLFDRRRRGKKVFLVAFFVCDDNYDFETEISEMFCSNQKWVGEIPTCIPQSDYVETDEDVDWDGGDEFEEYETVPHDDNEESEIDEDEEPEVSEREPPPPPPPPVVDEAESKPEPEIVIDINDDHANEVVESEPAQKLGENKTLAETESENEVLENETPLEAEIQTDVLNSSNASVEPTKDPYEPKFLDNNCGEDNGGCAHICKRLLYPDENQPINKCDCREGYTLDPNDYATCLDIDECLESNGGCSEICENLPGEYKCSCQEGYYLDESGKNCVDINECANPELSSNCQGACENLPGSYRCVVPLEEKPETTEVVENPIEESNEIPVKVSEEQPAGRACNSGFQLSADGTDCQDINECEVEGPEDLDNAVCQQKCENTIGSFRCSCAEGYHLLEDQRSCALDSCTDLQNPQLNRTRCAHECQDLPEGSYRCVCPKGYELSEDQHSCLVPESPCSTENGVEKCSPGTCLASEDNTSFSCICPTGYRSEGFSCQDIDECAEDTHLCSHTCQNTPGGYQCQCPEGLNLVEEYTCLAENLCEVNNNGCEQICLTARGGACSCREGFRLSADGKSCEDVDECLVNNGGCQQVCRNLPGSYGCICAAGYELLKLDGIRGYCFDIDECSQGTHGCSDQMLCENLNGSYTCLCPPGYALGLDNHIVTSLNNSFITDSTSSEAPSAPTCLDIDECSLSNGNCSHFCQNEPGGFQCACPLGHALSEDMRTCQDIDECLDSNGQCSQLCLNQPGGFACACETGFELTPDGFDCADIDECSQDYGNCSDICINLLGTHACACERGYELAKDKQSCQDVDECAGLLSGGCSHECINKAGTFECGCPLGYILNDDGRSCRPALVGCPPGTQRSAEGCAPIECNPGYTLGSDDKCVDIDECQNKNGGCSHRCSNTEGSFKCSCPPGYKLDSDQKTCRDIDECAQDKTSCITGTCINEMGGFRCEFPKFPALPEIPTASSLPESPKIEFKKPKYPDFTELSNEIPENPKKPAVFDYPEPKFPSLPKWEGLPKLPPLADIPTSKAPVPQRPEVSKTSWVNQLQPRDLCPRFQAPRNGKSHCNRYRHKQKLFYNSRCRISCNPGYVLQGPEIKSCGANGIWEGPETKCVAINQPRVQRPGICPALKPARNGVVLPASCTQGPSRFGDVCHLQCNAGFVPTGSLLTACMVLQGWSFGTDLNCQPFGSGLLGNQLSSKWNSPERVTPHQIQNVQQIRPYIKCPENVVILLHAGEQKAHVTLQRPQTNLKNGRLVAHPAWAGQLQGHLPAGVHQVDFRVNDPETKLTIGCHTIITVKAATRRESNPFTFSGISDYSRSSLPRPAPFATLSTSSSYSFPAFKALDATPKPVSFTNFHVSTDSESLPYSKLESLSRESSPKPVSFGSFSTHSSLRQSEFPSFSSPDIGSSSYSRLEPFSPKSAKLISAAPASSESTRVDLGSDTTNYCPPSIEVYLKEHQNLRSVVWDEPRFEGKLLKIYKSHFPGSLFKVGDHAIKYEATTTDGKTLRCTFFIYVRSAKPTPAPIEPKISFDSEPETLSDVSQTYVVCPDKEPVRVTAESVSLPVGCTLKNIRPQSRSPKQLKRGKLTSLWHQYTNF; encoded by the exons ATGTGGGCGGCGAAATATGTTTTATGCGCGCTAGCATGCGTTGCATTTGCTTCAG CTTCTCCGAGCTCTGagcgaaaaaggaaaaatgtcATGGATATTCCAGAGGAGCCCAAAGTTCCTGTCTCCTTGGCTGCTACTTTGGACATGAGCTGTTCGTCGGCCAAAATCCTTCCGCCGGAGATTAACCATGGTAGGGTGTCCCTTTTCGATCGCCGCCGGAGGGGCAAGAAGGTCTTCCTAGTGGCCTTTTTCGTGTGCGATGATAACTACGACTTTGAAACCGAAATCTCTGAAATGTTTTGCTCGAACCAGAAATGGGTGGGTGAAATACCCACGTGCATTCCCCAATCGGATTATGTAGAAACCGATGAGGACGTAGATTGGGATGGGGGAGATGAATTTGAAGAGTATGAAACTGTGCCCCACGATGACAACGAGGAAAGTGAGATtgatgaggatgaggagcCAGAGGTTAGTGAAAGGGagccaccaccgccaccaccaccaccggtAGTGGATGAAGCCGAGTCCAAGCCTGAACCAGAAATTGTTATCGACATTAATGATGATCATGCAAATGAAGTCGTTGAATCGGAACCTGCTCAGAAATTAGGTGAAAACAAAACTTTAGCGGAGACTGAATCTGAGAACGAGGTCCTTGAAAACGAAACTCCCCTGGAAGCGGAAATCCAAACTGATGTACTCAACTCCAGCAATGCATCTGTTGAGCCCACCAAAGATCCTTATGAACCAAAATTCTTGGATAACAATTGTGGGGAAGACAATGGAGGCTGTGCACACATTTGCAAGCGATTGCTTTATCCAGATGAAAACCAGCCCATCAATAAATGCGATTGTCGAGAGGGCTATACCCTGGATCCTAACGATTATGCTACCTGTCTCG ACATCGACGAATGCCTAGAATCGAATGGTGGTTGTTCGGAAATTTGCGAAAACCTTCCAGGGGAATATAAATGTAGCTGCCAAGAGGGTTATTACTTAGACGAGTCAGGAAAGAATTGTGTTG ACATTAATGAATGTGCCAATCCCGAGCTGTCATCGAATTGTCAGGGTGCTTGCGAGAATCTGCCTGGTTCCTATCGCTGTGTGGTGCCGCTGGAGGAGAAACCCGAGACCACAGAAGTTGTGGAGAATCCCATCGAGGAGAGCAACGAAATACCAGTGAAAGTTTCCGAAGAACAACCCGCCGGAAGAGCATGCAATTCTGGCTTTCAACTTTCCGCCGACGGCACTGATTGCCAGGACATTAATGAGTGCGAGGTTGAGGGTCCTGAGGATCTTGATAACGCGGTCTGTCAGCAGAAGTGCGAGAACACTATTGGATCATTCCGTTGCTCCTGCGCTGAAGGATATCACCTCCTCGAAGATCAGCGGAGCTGTGCCCTGGATAGCTGTACGGATCTGCAGAATCCTCAGTTGAATCGCACACGATGTGCCCACGAATGCCAGGATTTGCCGGAGGGAAGCTACAGATGCGTGTGTCCCAAGGGTTATGAACTATCAGAGGATCAGCATTCCTGTTTGGTGCCGGAATCTCCGTGCTCCACAGAAAATGGAGTTGAGAAGTGCTCCCCGGGAACCTGTTTAGCCAGTGAGGATAATACCAGCTTCAGTTGCATTTGCCCAACGGGCTACCGCAGTGAGGGATTCAGTTGCCAGGACATTGATGAGTGCGCAGAGGATACGCACCTTTGCAGTCACACTTGTCAGAATACACCAGGTGGTTATCAGTGCCAGTGTCCCGAAGGACTTAACCTGGTCGAGGAGTACACCTGTTTGGCTGAGAATCTTTGCGAGGTAAACAACAACGGATGCGAACAGATCTGCCTGACTGCCCGAGGAGGAGCTTGCTCCTGTCGCGAGGGATTCCGATTGAGTGCCGATGGCAAGAGCTGCGAGGACGTGGACGAGTGTCTGGTAAATAACGGTGGCTGCCAGCAGGTGTGCCGAAATCTTCCAGGTTCGTATGGGTGTATATGTGCCGCCGGCTATGAGCTCCTCAAACTGGATGGCATTCGCGGCTATTGCTTCGACATCGACGAGTGCTCGCAGGGAACTCATGGGTGCAGCGATCAAATGCTTTGCGAGAACCTCAATGGTTCGTACACCTGCCTCTGTCCACCGGGATATGCCCTGGGCTTGGATAACCACATAGTCACATCACTAAACAACTCATTCATTACTGATTCAACCTCATCCGAAGCCCCATCAGCGCCTACATGCTTGGACATTGATGAGTGCTCTCTGTCCAATGGGAATTGCTCCCACTTTTGTCAGAATGAGCCAGGTGGCTTTCAGTGCGCCTGTCCCTTGGGCCATGCTCTATCCGAGGATATGCGCACCTGTCAGGACATTGACGAGTGCCTCGATAGCAATGGCCAATGCTCGCAGCTCTGCTTAAATCAACCTGGGGGATTTGCCTGCGCTTGTGAAACGGGTTTCGAGCTAACTCCAGATGGATTCGATTGCGCCGACATTGATGAGTGCTCGCAGGACTATGGAAACTGTAGCGACATCTGCATCAATCTTTTAGGTACCCATGCCTGTGCCTGCGAAAGAGGCTATGAGCTGGCCAAGGACAAGCAAAGTTGCCAGGATGTGGATGAGTGTGCCGGCCTTCTTTCCGGCGGTTGCAGCCACGAGTGCATCAATAAGGCAGGTACCTTCGAGTGCGGATGTCCCTTGGGTTACATCCTCAACGACGATGGTCGCAGCTGTCGTCCCGCTCTGGTGGGTTGTCCGCCGGGCACTCAGCGATCCGCCGAAGGATGTGCTCCAATTGAATGTAATCCGGGTTATACCCTGGGATCGGACGACAAGTGTGTGGACATCGATGAGTGCCAAAATAAAAACGGTGGCTGCTCGCATCGCTGCTCCAATACCGAGGGTTCATTCAAGTGCAGCTGTCCACCGGGCTATAAACTAGATAGTGATCAAAAGACTTGCCGGGACATCGATGAGTGTGCCCAAGACAAGACTAGCTGTATCACCGGAACGTGTATTAACGAGATGGGAGGCTTCCGCTGCGAGTTCCCCAAGTTCCCCGCTCTGCCGGAGATTCCCACTGCCTCGTCACTGCCTGAATCTCCGAAAATCGAATTCAAGAAGCCAAAGTATCCTGATTTCACAGAGCTGTCCAATGAAATACCCGAAAATCCAAAGAAACCGGCTGTGTTCGATTACCCAGAGCCCAAGTTTCCATCTTTGCCTAAGTGGGAAGGTCTCCCAAAGCTTCCGCCCCTTGCTGACATACCTACATCGAAAGCACCCGTTCCCCAGCGTCCTGAAGTATCCAAAACTTCGTGGGTTAATCAGTTGCAACCCAGGGATCTGTGCCCTCGATTCCAGGCACCACGAAATGGCAAGTCCCACTGCAATAGGTATCGCCATAAGCAGAAGCTCTTCTACAACAGTCGCTGCCGAATTTCCTGCAATCCGGGCTATGTTCTACAGGGTCCTGAGATCAAGAGCTGTGGCGCCAATGGAATTTGGGAGGGGCCCGAGACCAAGTGTGTTG ccatcaACCAACCTCGTGTACAGAGACCTGGAATCTGCCCCGCTCTAAAGCCCGCCCGAAATGGAGTTGTACTCCCAGCGAGCTGCACTCAGggtccatccagatttggtGACGTTTGCCATCTTCAGTGCAATGCTGGCTTCGTACCTACCGGATCCTTGTTGACCGCCTGCATGGTGTTGCAGGGCTGGTCGTTCGGTACAGATCTCAACTGTCAGCCATTCGGCAGCGGTTTGCTTGGAAATCAATTATCCTCGAAGTGGAATTCTCCGGAAAGAGTAACTCCTCATCAAATCCAGAATGTGCAACAGATTAGGCCCTATATCAAGTGTCCGGAAAATGTTGTAATCTTGCtgcatgccggtgagcagAAGGCTCATGTGACTCTTCAAAGACCCCAAACCAATCTTAAGAATGGCCGATTGGTCGCCCATCCCGCTTGGGCTGGTCAACTTCAGGGTCATCTGCCAGCTGGAGTCCATCAGGTCGACTTTAGAGTTAACGATCCGGAGACCAAGCTCACAATTGGATGCCACACAATAATTACTGTTAAGGCTGCGACACGTAGAGAATCAAATCCATTTACCTTTTCGGGAATATCTGATTATTCGAGATCATCACTTCCCAGACCGGCTCCATTTGCGACCTTGTCCACTAGTAGTTCATACTCATTTCCTGCATTCAAAGCCCTGGATGCAACTCCAAAACCAGTTTCCTTTACCAATTTCCACGTTTCCACAGATTCTGAGTCATTACCCTACTCGAAACTAGAGTCTCTTTCTCGGGAATCATCTCCCAAGCCAGTGAGCTTTGGTTCATTTTCCACACACAGTTCACTTCGCCAATCGGAATTTCCTAGCTTTAGTTCGCCAGATATTGGGTCATCTTCCTACTCCAGGCTGGAGCCCTTTTCCCCCAAGTCAGCCAAGCTTATAAGTGCTGCTCCTGCATCTAGTGAAAGCACACGGGTGGATTTGGGTTCAGATACCACCAACTATTGTCCTCCATCCATTGAAGTATATCTGAAGGAGCACCAGAATCTGCGTTCCGTGGTGTGGGATGAGCCACGATTCGAGGGAAAACTGCTCAAGATCTATAAGTCACAT TTTCCGGGTTCTTTGTTTAAAGTCGGCGATCACGCAATCAAATACGAAGCCACCACCACCGATGGAAAAACTTTACGCTgcacatttttcatttacGTCAGGT CTGCCAAGCCCACTCCTGCACCCATCGAGCCCAAGATCAGTTTTGATTCCGAGCCCGAGACTCTCTCCGATGTTTCCCAAACCTATGTGGTCTGTCCGGATAAGGAGCCCGTCCGTGTGACCGCCGAATCC GTAAGTCTGCCCGTTGGTTGCACTCTGAAGAATATACGTCCACAATCGAGATCCCCGAAACAACTGAAACGCGGCAAGCTCACTTCTCTTTGGCATCAGTATACAAATTTCTGA
- the LOC117140967 gene encoding uncharacterized protein LOC117140967 isoform X2, which produces MWAAKYVLCALACVAFASASPSSERKRKNVMDIPEEPKVPVSLAATLDMSCSSAKILPPEINHGRVSLFDRRRRGKKVFLVAFFVCDDNYDFETEISEMFCSNQKWVGEIPTCIPQSDYVETDEDVDWDGGDEFEEYETVPHDDNEESEIDEDEEPEVSEREPPPPPPPPVVDEAESKPEPEIVIDINDDHANEVVESEPAQKLGENKTLAETESENEVLENETPLEAEIQTDVLNSSNASVEPTKDPYEPKFLDNNCGEDNGGCAHICKRLLYPDENQPINKCDCREGYTLDPNDYATCLDIDECLESNGGCSEICENLPGEYKCSCQEGYYLDESGKNCVDINECANPELSSNCQGACENLPGSYRCVVPLEEKPETTEVVENPIEESNEIPVKVSEEQPAGRACNSGFQLSADGTDCQDINECEVEGPEDLDNAVCQQKCENTIGSFRCSCAEGYHLLEDQRSCALDSCTDLQNPQLNRTRCAHECQDLPEGSYRCVCPKGYELSEDQHSCLVPESPCSTENGVEKCSPGTCLASEDNTSFSCICPTGYRSEGFSCQDIDECAEDTHLCSHTCQNTPGGYQCQCPEGLNLVEEYTCLAENLCEVNNNGCEQICLTARGGACSCREGFRLSADGKSCEDVDECLVNNGGCQQVCRNLPGTHACACERGYELAKDKQSCQDVDECAGLLSGGCSHECINKAGTFECGCPLGYILNDDGRSCRPALVGCPPGTQRSAEGCAPIECNPGYTLGSDDKCVDIDECQNKNGGCSHRCSNTEGSFKCSCPPGYKLDSDQKTCRDIDECAQDKTSCITGTCINEMGGFRCEFPKFPALPEIPTASSLPESPKIEFKKPKYPDFTELSNEIPENPKKPAVFDYPEPKFPSLPKWEGLPKLPPLADIPTSKAPVPQRPEVSKTSWVNQLQPRDLCPRFQAPRNGKSHCNRYRHKQKLFYNSRCRISCNPGYVLQGPEIKSCGANGIWEGPETKCVAINQPRVQRPGICPALKPARNGVVLPASCTQGPSRFGDVCHLQCNAGFVPTGSLLTACMVLQGWSFGTDLNCQPFGSGLLGNQLSSKWNSPERVTPHQIQNVQQIRPYIKCPENVVILLHAGEQKAHVTLQRPQTNLKNGRLVAHPAWAGQLQGHLPAGVHQVDFRVNDPETKLTIGCHTIITVKAATRRESNPFTFSGISDYSRSSLPRPAPFATLSTSSSYSFPAFKALDATPKPVSFTNFHVSTDSESLPYSKLESLSRESSPKPVSFGSFSTHSSLRQSEFPSFSSPDIGSSSYSRLEPFSPKSAKLISAAPASSESTRVDLGSDTTNYCPPSIEVYLKEHQNLRSVVWDEPRFEGKLLKIYKSHFPGSLFKVGDHAIKYEATTTDGKTLRCTFFIYVRSAKPTPAPIEPKISFDSEPETLSDVSQTYVVCPDKEPVRVTAESVSLPVGCTLKNIRPQSRSPKQLKRGKLTSLWHQYTNF; this is translated from the exons ATGTGGGCGGCGAAATATGTTTTATGCGCGCTAGCATGCGTTGCATTTGCTTCAG CTTCTCCGAGCTCTGagcgaaaaaggaaaaatgtcATGGATATTCCAGAGGAGCCCAAAGTTCCTGTCTCCTTGGCTGCTACTTTGGACATGAGCTGTTCGTCGGCCAAAATCCTTCCGCCGGAGATTAACCATGGTAGGGTGTCCCTTTTCGATCGCCGCCGGAGGGGCAAGAAGGTCTTCCTAGTGGCCTTTTTCGTGTGCGATGATAACTACGACTTTGAAACCGAAATCTCTGAAATGTTTTGCTCGAACCAGAAATGGGTGGGTGAAATACCCACGTGCATTCCCCAATCGGATTATGTAGAAACCGATGAGGACGTAGATTGGGATGGGGGAGATGAATTTGAAGAGTATGAAACTGTGCCCCACGATGACAACGAGGAAAGTGAGATtgatgaggatgaggagcCAGAGGTTAGTGAAAGGGagccaccaccgccaccaccaccaccggtAGTGGATGAAGCCGAGTCCAAGCCTGAACCAGAAATTGTTATCGACATTAATGATGATCATGCAAATGAAGTCGTTGAATCGGAACCTGCTCAGAAATTAGGTGAAAACAAAACTTTAGCGGAGACTGAATCTGAGAACGAGGTCCTTGAAAACGAAACTCCCCTGGAAGCGGAAATCCAAACTGATGTACTCAACTCCAGCAATGCATCTGTTGAGCCCACCAAAGATCCTTATGAACCAAAATTCTTGGATAACAATTGTGGGGAAGACAATGGAGGCTGTGCACACATTTGCAAGCGATTGCTTTATCCAGATGAAAACCAGCCCATCAATAAATGCGATTGTCGAGAGGGCTATACCCTGGATCCTAACGATTATGCTACCTGTCTCG ACATCGACGAATGCCTAGAATCGAATGGTGGTTGTTCGGAAATTTGCGAAAACCTTCCAGGGGAATATAAATGTAGCTGCCAAGAGGGTTATTACTTAGACGAGTCAGGAAAGAATTGTGTTG ACATTAATGAATGTGCCAATCCCGAGCTGTCATCGAATTGTCAGGGTGCTTGCGAGAATCTGCCTGGTTCCTATCGCTGTGTGGTGCCGCTGGAGGAGAAACCCGAGACCACAGAAGTTGTGGAGAATCCCATCGAGGAGAGCAACGAAATACCAGTGAAAGTTTCCGAAGAACAACCCGCCGGAAGAGCATGCAATTCTGGCTTTCAACTTTCCGCCGACGGCACTGATTGCCAGGACATTAATGAGTGCGAGGTTGAGGGTCCTGAGGATCTTGATAACGCGGTCTGTCAGCAGAAGTGCGAGAACACTATTGGATCATTCCGTTGCTCCTGCGCTGAAGGATATCACCTCCTCGAAGATCAGCGGAGCTGTGCCCTGGATAGCTGTACGGATCTGCAGAATCCTCAGTTGAATCGCACACGATGTGCCCACGAATGCCAGGATTTGCCGGAGGGAAGCTACAGATGCGTGTGTCCCAAGGGTTATGAACTATCAGAGGATCAGCATTCCTGTTTGGTGCCGGAATCTCCGTGCTCCACAGAAAATGGAGTTGAGAAGTGCTCCCCGGGAACCTGTTTAGCCAGTGAGGATAATACCAGCTTCAGTTGCATTTGCCCAACGGGCTACCGCAGTGAGGGATTCAGTTGCCAGGACATTGATGAGTGCGCAGAGGATACGCACCTTTGCAGTCACACTTGTCAGAATACACCAGGTGGTTATCAGTGCCAGTGTCCCGAAGGACTTAACCTGGTCGAGGAGTACACCTGTTTGGCTGAGAATCTTTGCGAGGTAAACAACAACGGATGCGAACAGATCTGCCTGACTGCCCGAGGAGGAGCTTGCTCCTGTCGCGAGGGATTCCGATTGAGTGCCGATGGCAAGAGCTGCGAGGACGTGGACGAGTGTCTGGTAAATAACGGTGGCTGCCAGCAGGTGTGCCGAAATCTTCCAG GTACCCATGCCTGTGCCTGCGAAAGAGGCTATGAGCTGGCCAAGGACAAGCAAAGTTGCCAGGATGTGGATGAGTGTGCCGGCCTTCTTTCCGGCGGTTGCAGCCACGAGTGCATCAATAAGGCAGGTACCTTCGAGTGCGGATGTCCCTTGGGTTACATCCTCAACGACGATGGTCGCAGCTGTCGTCCCGCTCTGGTGGGTTGTCCGCCGGGCACTCAGCGATCCGCCGAAGGATGTGCTCCAATTGAATGTAATCCGGGTTATACCCTGGGATCGGACGACAAGTGTGTGGACATCGATGAGTGCCAAAATAAAAACGGTGGCTGCTCGCATCGCTGCTCCAATACCGAGGGTTCATTCAAGTGCAGCTGTCCACCGGGCTATAAACTAGATAGTGATCAAAAGACTTGCCGGGACATCGATGAGTGTGCCCAAGACAAGACTAGCTGTATCACCGGAACGTGTATTAACGAGATGGGAGGCTTCCGCTGCGAGTTCCCCAAGTTCCCCGCTCTGCCGGAGATTCCCACTGCCTCGTCACTGCCTGAATCTCCGAAAATCGAATTCAAGAAGCCAAAGTATCCTGATTTCACAGAGCTGTCCAATGAAATACCCGAAAATCCAAAGAAACCGGCTGTGTTCGATTACCCAGAGCCCAAGTTTCCATCTTTGCCTAAGTGGGAAGGTCTCCCAAAGCTTCCGCCCCTTGCTGACATACCTACATCGAAAGCACCCGTTCCCCAGCGTCCTGAAGTATCCAAAACTTCGTGGGTTAATCAGTTGCAACCCAGGGATCTGTGCCCTCGATTCCAGGCACCACGAAATGGCAAGTCCCACTGCAATAGGTATCGCCATAAGCAGAAGCTCTTCTACAACAGTCGCTGCCGAATTTCCTGCAATCCGGGCTATGTTCTACAGGGTCCTGAGATCAAGAGCTGTGGCGCCAATGGAATTTGGGAGGGGCCCGAGACCAAGTGTGTTG ccatcaACCAACCTCGTGTACAGAGACCTGGAATCTGCCCCGCTCTAAAGCCCGCCCGAAATGGAGTTGTACTCCCAGCGAGCTGCACTCAGggtccatccagatttggtGACGTTTGCCATCTTCAGTGCAATGCTGGCTTCGTACCTACCGGATCCTTGTTGACCGCCTGCATGGTGTTGCAGGGCTGGTCGTTCGGTACAGATCTCAACTGTCAGCCATTCGGCAGCGGTTTGCTTGGAAATCAATTATCCTCGAAGTGGAATTCTCCGGAAAGAGTAACTCCTCATCAAATCCAGAATGTGCAACAGATTAGGCCCTATATCAAGTGTCCGGAAAATGTTGTAATCTTGCtgcatgccggtgagcagAAGGCTCATGTGACTCTTCAAAGACCCCAAACCAATCTTAAGAATGGCCGATTGGTCGCCCATCCCGCTTGGGCTGGTCAACTTCAGGGTCATCTGCCAGCTGGAGTCCATCAGGTCGACTTTAGAGTTAACGATCCGGAGACCAAGCTCACAATTGGATGCCACACAATAATTACTGTTAAGGCTGCGACACGTAGAGAATCAAATCCATTTACCTTTTCGGGAATATCTGATTATTCGAGATCATCACTTCCCAGACCGGCTCCATTTGCGACCTTGTCCACTAGTAGTTCATACTCATTTCCTGCATTCAAAGCCCTGGATGCAACTCCAAAACCAGTTTCCTTTACCAATTTCCACGTTTCCACAGATTCTGAGTCATTACCCTACTCGAAACTAGAGTCTCTTTCTCGGGAATCATCTCCCAAGCCAGTGAGCTTTGGTTCATTTTCCACACACAGTTCACTTCGCCAATCGGAATTTCCTAGCTTTAGTTCGCCAGATATTGGGTCATCTTCCTACTCCAGGCTGGAGCCCTTTTCCCCCAAGTCAGCCAAGCTTATAAGTGCTGCTCCTGCATCTAGTGAAAGCACACGGGTGGATTTGGGTTCAGATACCACCAACTATTGTCCTCCATCCATTGAAGTATATCTGAAGGAGCACCAGAATCTGCGTTCCGTGGTGTGGGATGAGCCACGATTCGAGGGAAAACTGCTCAAGATCTATAAGTCACAT TTTCCGGGTTCTTTGTTTAAAGTCGGCGATCACGCAATCAAATACGAAGCCACCACCACCGATGGAAAAACTTTACGCTgcacatttttcatttacGTCAGGT CTGCCAAGCCCACTCCTGCACCCATCGAGCCCAAGATCAGTTTTGATTCCGAGCCCGAGACTCTCTCCGATGTTTCCCAAACCTATGTGGTCTGTCCGGATAAGGAGCCCGTCCGTGTGACCGCCGAATCC GTAAGTCTGCCCGTTGGTTGCACTCTGAAGAATATACGTCCACAATCGAGATCCCCGAAACAACTGAAACGCGGCAAGCTCACTTCTCTTTGGCATCAGTATACAAATTTCTGA